The Geodermatophilaceae bacterium NBWT11 genome has a segment encoding these proteins:
- a CDS encoding TetR/AcrR family transcriptional regulator, protein MTAPETTGGSDPATARRRDAAGTRRLLLDVARRRFATNGYTATTVRDVTDEAGVNVALVSRYFTSKEGLFEACLTSTVAEFGPQASDAGAADEDLAGVLAAQLAGPGGQEQSYKLLLLLRTSGDERAEQIRLDILDRFTDALAAAAGHDPGDLRPDTRLRAEMLLCTLLGVALLRATTTLAPLAGAGEAALRDPLDDVVRALLRT, encoded by the coding sequence ATGACCGCACCAGAGACGACCGGGGGGTCGGACCCGGCCACCGCCCGCCGCCGGGATGCCGCGGGCACCCGGCGTCTGCTCCTCGACGTTGCTCGGCGTCGTTTCGCGACGAACGGCTACACCGCCACCACCGTCCGGGACGTCACCGACGAGGCGGGCGTGAACGTCGCGCTGGTGAGCCGTTACTTCACCTCCAAGGAGGGGCTCTTCGAGGCCTGCCTGACCAGCACCGTCGCCGAGTTCGGCCCTCAGGCGAGCGACGCCGGTGCCGCTGACGAGGACCTCGCCGGGGTCCTCGCCGCCCAGCTGGCCGGCCCCGGGGGCCAGGAGCAGTCCTACAAGTTGCTGCTGTTGCTCCGGACGTCGGGGGACGAGCGGGCCGAGCAGATCCGCCTCGACATCCTCGACAGGTTCACCGATGCTCTGGCGGCAGCCGCGGGACACGACCCGGGCGACCTCCGGCCGGACACCCGGCTGCGCGCCGAGATGCTGCTGTGCACCCTCCTCGGGGTGGCCCTGTTGCGCGCCACGACCACCTTGGCACCCCTCGCCGGCGCCGGCGAGGCCGCGTTGCGGGACCCCCTCGACGACGTCGTTCGAGCCCTGCTGCGGACCTGA
- a CDS encoding helix-turn-helix transcriptional regulator: MLDDRVGQTPAAPLTAREVDVLAGVAVGEPNKAIAHRLGIGPATVKSYLSSAMVKLGASSRGSAVQLAREANALP, encoded by the coding sequence ATGCTCGACGACAGGGTCGGCCAGACCCCGGCGGCGCCGTTGACGGCCCGGGAGGTCGACGTCCTCGCCGGCGTGGCGGTCGGCGAACCCAACAAGGCCATCGCGCACCGGCTGGGCATCGGCCCCGCGACGGTGAAGAGCTACCTGTCCAGCGCCATGGTCAAGCTGGGGGCGTCCTCACGCGGATCGGCCGTGCAGTTGGCGCGCGAAGCGAACGCCCTGCCCTGA
- a CDS encoding helix-turn-helix transcriptional regulator, with amino-acid sequence MDSRLAETPAGGPADDLARLFEELDEVLGRILDPVLRSELTRCRRRFHEAGDGPAVVELSPRARTVVAGVSAGSTNAEIAGELGITVDAVKGQLRVAMRAFGVHTRQAVVNAARSAGLVV; translated from the coding sequence ATGGACAGTCGCCTCGCCGAGACCCCCGCTGGTGGGCCCGCCGATGACCTGGCGCGGCTCTTCGAAGAGCTCGACGAGGTCCTGGGCCGGATCCTGGACCCGGTGCTGCGGTCCGAGCTCACCCGGTGCCGACGGAGGTTCCACGAGGCCGGCGACGGTCCCGCGGTCGTGGAGCTGAGCCCGCGGGCGCGAACCGTGGTCGCGGGGGTGTCGGCCGGTTCGACGAACGCCGAGATCGCCGGAGAGCTCGGCATCACCGTGGACGCGGTGAAGGGCCAGTTGCGTGTGGCCATGCGCGCCTTCGGGGTGCACACCCGTCAGGCCGTGGTGAATGCCGCCCGCAGTGCTGGGCTGGTGGTGTGA